The following coding sequences are from one Alkalinema sp. FACHB-956 window:
- a CDS encoding SRPBCC family protein codes for MPDRQVFEQSIPIHASASVVEQCFTNLELMHRWLNPALRCQPLGPWSTDLGSESLFIVKVPFLNPTLRNRVVERQPGLVVWEFEGFFRGRDRWECRPTPEGTLLLNRFEFEIPNPLVSLGFQWFAARWTAEDMKTQLRRLKRVAEEIHQRSGV; via the coding sequence ATGCCCGATCGGCAAGTTTTTGAGCAATCCATCCCTATCCATGCCAGCGCTAGCGTTGTTGAACAATGCTTTACCAACCTCGAATTGATGCATCGTTGGCTGAATCCTGCCTTGCGATGTCAGCCCTTAGGCCCTTGGAGTACTGATTTAGGCAGTGAAAGTTTATTCATTGTCAAAGTTCCTTTCCTGAATCCCACACTGCGTAATCGAGTTGTGGAACGACAACCGGGACTCGTGGTCTGGGAATTTGAAGGATTTTTTCGCGGGCGCGATCGCTGGGAATGCCGACCCACGCCCGAAGGCACGTTATTGCTGAATCGTTTTGAATTTGAGATTCCCAATCCTCTGGTGTCCTTGGGCTTCCAGTGGTTTGCAGCACGTTGGACAGCGGAGGATATGAAAACGCAACTACGCCGACTGAAACGGGTGGCAGAAGAGATCCACCAACGATCGGGAGTCTAA